A window of the Hordeum vulgare subsp. vulgare chromosome 5H, MorexV3_pseudomolecules_assembly, whole genome shotgun sequence genome harbors these coding sequences:
- the LOC123395996 gene encoding beta-1,2-xylosyltransferase XYXT1-like isoform X2, which translates to MAANSPAAAVKGVAKTLARRRQAVVGFLFALVVILVLHTTVVFGPFQPTNGNVIIQSPTGEQNARTSSPPASPASSVPNNSTQENGQKDDATKKEGQTVKNDASDKMQAELIRQELDQDVKHGAPSKPICDLSDPRYDICEISGDARAIGTNRTVLYVPPVDERGADGPEWAIKDQSRKYLEDIMEVKVKTLSAAQSLVAPECTSKHDVPAIVFAMNGIIGNPWHDLSDVLIPLFITARAYDGEVQFLVTELQPWFVEKYRLILTNLSRYDIVDFNKDSGVRCYPHIVVGLHSHGDLDIDPARTPRNYTLLDFRLYIRDIFSLPSKGIGIPYKEANKKNSTDDNTTVTEKQKPRLLLINRGMSRKFVNLPEITAAVQAAGFEVLVVEPHRDMSLEEFARMLDSSDVLMGVHGAALTNFFFLRTNAVVLQVVGLGLEREAMHYYGAQAMKVMLQHVEYFIAAEESTLYEKYGKDHPAVRDPDSIHKQGWQGAKQYFWAEQDIRLNVTRFAPTLHQILQTIRE; encoded by the exons ATGGCTGCCAACtcgccggcggcggcggtgaAGGGCGTGGCGAAAACATTGGCTCGCCGCCGGCAGGCCGTGGTTGGGTTCCTGTTCGctctcgtcgtcatcctcgtgctTCACACCACCGTGGTGTTTGGCCCGTTCCAGCCGACGAATGGCAATG TCATTATTCAGTCCCCAACTGGTGAGCAAAATGCGAGGACCTCTTCTCCTCCAGCGTCACCAGCGTCGTCGGTGCCTAACAATTCTACTCAAG AGAACGGGCAGAAGGACGACGCAACCAAGAAGGAAGGCCAAACAGTAAAAAATGATGCTAGTGACAAAATGCAGGCAGAGCTCATCCGGCAAGAACTCGATCAAGACGTCAAGCATG GTGCACCAAGCAAGCCCATCTGCGACCTCTCTGACCCAAGATACGACATCTGCGAGATCTCCGGTGACGCCCGTGCCATTGGTACGAACCGTACCGTGCTCTATGTCCCTCCTGTCGACGAGCGCGGCGCAGACGGCCCGGAATGGGCCATCAAAGACCAGTCGCGCAAGTACCTGGAGGACATCATGGAGGTGAAGGTCAAGACCCTGAGCGCCGCCCAGAGcctggtggcgccggagtgcACCTCCAAACACGATGTCCCGGCCATCGTGTTTGCCATGAATGGGATCATTGGCAACCCATGGCACGACTTGAGCGACGTCCTGATCCCGCTCTTCATCACCGCCCGCGCCTACGACGGCGAGGTCCAGTTCCTTGTCACCGAGCTCCAGCCGTGGTTCGTGGAGAAATACCGCCTCATCCTCACCAACCTGTCACGCTACGACATCGTCGACTTCAACAAGGACTCCGGCGTCCGGTGCTACCCGCACATCGTAGTCGGCCTTCACAGCCACGGCGACCTCGACATCGACCCGGCCCGCACGCCGCGCAACTACACATTGCTGGACTTCCGCCTGTACATCCGGGACATCTTCTCGCTCCCATCAAAAGGCATAGGAATCCCATACAAGGAAGCCAATAAGAAGAACTCAACTGATGACAACACTACTGTCACCGAAAAACAAAAGCCGCggctcttgctcatcaatcgtGGCATGAGTAGGAAGTTCGTCAACCTTCCGGAGATCACCGCGGCGGTGCAGGCAGCCGGGTTTGAGGTGCTGGTCGTGGAGCCGCACCGTGACATGAGCCTCGAGGAGTTCGCCCGGATGCTGGACTCGTCCGACGTGCTGATGGGCGTGCACGGGGCCGCGCTCACAAACTTCTTCTTCCTGCGCACCAACGCTGTCGTCCTGCAGGTGGTGGGGTTGGGCCTGGAGCGCGAGGCCATGCATTACTATGGAGCGCAGGCCATGAAGGTGATGTTGCAACACGTTGAGTACTTCATCGCCGCCGAGGAGAGCACGCTCTACGAGAAGTACGGCAAGGACCACCCGGCGGTACGTGACCCGGACTCGATACACAAGCAGGGATGGCAGGGTGCAAAGCAGTACTTCTGGGCGGAGCAGGACATTAGACTCAACGTCACCAGATTTGCTCCCACGCTGCATCAGATACTTCAGACGATCCGGGAATAG
- the LOC123395996 gene encoding beta-1,2-xylosyltransferase XYXT1-like isoform X1 — MAANSPAAAVKGVAKTLARRRQAVVGFLFALVVILVLHTTVVFGPFQPTNGNVIIQSPTGEQNARTSSPPASPASSVPNNSTQAALHDIENGQKDDATKKEGQTVKNDASDKMQAELIRQELDQDVKHGAPSKPICDLSDPRYDICEISGDARAIGTNRTVLYVPPVDERGADGPEWAIKDQSRKYLEDIMEVKVKTLSAAQSLVAPECTSKHDVPAIVFAMNGIIGNPWHDLSDVLIPLFITARAYDGEVQFLVTELQPWFVEKYRLILTNLSRYDIVDFNKDSGVRCYPHIVVGLHSHGDLDIDPARTPRNYTLLDFRLYIRDIFSLPSKGIGIPYKEANKKNSTDDNTTVTEKQKPRLLLINRGMSRKFVNLPEITAAVQAAGFEVLVVEPHRDMSLEEFARMLDSSDVLMGVHGAALTNFFFLRTNAVVLQVVGLGLEREAMHYYGAQAMKVMLQHVEYFIAAEESTLYEKYGKDHPAVRDPDSIHKQGWQGAKQYFWAEQDIRLNVTRFAPTLHQILQTIRE, encoded by the exons ATGGCTGCCAACtcgccggcggcggcggtgaAGGGCGTGGCGAAAACATTGGCTCGCCGCCGGCAGGCCGTGGTTGGGTTCCTGTTCGctctcgtcgtcatcctcgtgctTCACACCACCGTGGTGTTTGGCCCGTTCCAGCCGACGAATGGCAATG TCATTATTCAGTCCCCAACTGGTGAGCAAAATGCGAGGACCTCTTCTCCTCCAGCGTCACCAGCGTCGTCGGTGCCTAACAATTCTACTCAAG CTGCACTACATGACATAGAGAACGGGCAGAAGGACGACGCAACCAAGAAGGAAGGCCAAACAGTAAAAAATGATGCTAGTGACAAAATGCAGGCAGAGCTCATCCGGCAAGAACTCGATCAAGACGTCAAGCATG GTGCACCAAGCAAGCCCATCTGCGACCTCTCTGACCCAAGATACGACATCTGCGAGATCTCCGGTGACGCCCGTGCCATTGGTACGAACCGTACCGTGCTCTATGTCCCTCCTGTCGACGAGCGCGGCGCAGACGGCCCGGAATGGGCCATCAAAGACCAGTCGCGCAAGTACCTGGAGGACATCATGGAGGTGAAGGTCAAGACCCTGAGCGCCGCCCAGAGcctggtggcgccggagtgcACCTCCAAACACGATGTCCCGGCCATCGTGTTTGCCATGAATGGGATCATTGGCAACCCATGGCACGACTTGAGCGACGTCCTGATCCCGCTCTTCATCACCGCCCGCGCCTACGACGGCGAGGTCCAGTTCCTTGTCACCGAGCTCCAGCCGTGGTTCGTGGAGAAATACCGCCTCATCCTCACCAACCTGTCACGCTACGACATCGTCGACTTCAACAAGGACTCCGGCGTCCGGTGCTACCCGCACATCGTAGTCGGCCTTCACAGCCACGGCGACCTCGACATCGACCCGGCCCGCACGCCGCGCAACTACACATTGCTGGACTTCCGCCTGTACATCCGGGACATCTTCTCGCTCCCATCAAAAGGCATAGGAATCCCATACAAGGAAGCCAATAAGAAGAACTCAACTGATGACAACACTACTGTCACCGAAAAACAAAAGCCGCggctcttgctcatcaatcgtGGCATGAGTAGGAAGTTCGTCAACCTTCCGGAGATCACCGCGGCGGTGCAGGCAGCCGGGTTTGAGGTGCTGGTCGTGGAGCCGCACCGTGACATGAGCCTCGAGGAGTTCGCCCGGATGCTGGACTCGTCCGACGTGCTGATGGGCGTGCACGGGGCCGCGCTCACAAACTTCTTCTTCCTGCGCACCAACGCTGTCGTCCTGCAGGTGGTGGGGTTGGGCCTGGAGCGCGAGGCCATGCATTACTATGGAGCGCAGGCCATGAAGGTGATGTTGCAACACGTTGAGTACTTCATCGCCGCCGAGGAGAGCACGCTCTACGAGAAGTACGGCAAGGACCACCCGGCGGTACGTGACCCGGACTCGATACACAAGCAGGGATGGCAGGGTGCAAAGCAGTACTTCTGGGCGGAGCAGGACATTAGACTCAACGTCACCAGATTTGCTCCCACGCTGCATCAGATACTTCAGACGATCCGGGAATAG